The Candidatus Binatus sp. genome has a window encoding:
- the fusA gene encoding elongation factor G yields MAVEEIGRLRTIAIVGQGGTGKTQLCDAMLFTAGATTRLGRPDDGSAATDFEPEEINHHISINAAFHHFNWKKTEVIFADTPGYSAFLPETITTLRAVDSVVMLVSPGADTKVESEKIWAAAEELKLPHIAFVSRLDRERTSFDSAMKDLEKILGAHPVALTIPIGEELNFKGVIDVLAMKALTYSDASGKAKEEELSGDLKAQAEAARSAVFEAVAETDDALLEKYLEAGTLEEAEVRSALHAAVLAGKITPVFCGSGAKNVGVGPLLDAIMTMLPAPNERPPVECQNPTTGEAQNRPADPAAPLSALVFKTVIDPFAGKLSIFRVISGRAQSDATVYNSSRESKERFGQLLRLEGKKQSPIASAIAGEIVAVAKLKDTTTGDTLCDEKAPVLVMPPLTRPTGVISFAVRPKSKNDEEKSSAALQKLLEEDLALEMHRDPQTHDIILSGTGQMHIELTVEKLRRKFNVDVELQAPKVPYKETIKGRAESQGKYKRQSGGRGQYGDCWLKIEPNPRGKGFEFVDQIVGGVIPRNFIPSVEKGVRNTLPEGFLAGYPMVDVKVTVFDGSYHDVDSSDMAFQIAASMGFKAALEKAKPIILEPIVAVEVACPDECMGDVIGDLNSRRGKVLGMDSKGHGQVIKAQVPMSEVLKYAPDLRSITSGRGSFEQHFSHYEEAPAPVAEKIIKETHAAREAAGAKAHAHA; encoded by the coding sequence ATGGCTGTGGAGGAAATCGGACGTCTGAGGACTATCGCGATCGTGGGCCAGGGTGGAACCGGCAAGACCCAGCTCTGCGATGCGATGCTCTTCACCGCAGGCGCGACAACCCGGCTCGGCCGTCCCGACGATGGCAGCGCGGCGACGGATTTCGAGCCTGAAGAAATCAACCATCACATCTCGATCAACGCTGCCTTTCATCATTTCAACTGGAAAAAGACCGAAGTAATTTTCGCCGATACGCCCGGCTATAGCGCGTTTTTGCCGGAGACGATCACGACGCTGCGCGCCGTCGATAGCGTGGTGATGCTGGTCAGTCCGGGCGCCGACACCAAAGTCGAGTCGGAAAAAATCTGGGCTGCGGCCGAAGAGCTGAAACTCCCGCATATCGCGTTCGTGTCACGGCTCGATCGCGAACGGACCAGTTTCGATTCGGCGATGAAGGACCTTGAAAAGATTCTCGGTGCGCATCCGGTGGCATTGACGATCCCGATTGGCGAAGAGCTCAATTTCAAGGGCGTCATCGACGTGCTCGCGATGAAGGCGCTCACCTACAGCGATGCCAGCGGCAAAGCTAAAGAAGAAGAACTGTCCGGCGACTTGAAAGCGCAGGCGGAAGCCGCGCGCAGCGCAGTATTCGAAGCGGTCGCTGAGACCGACGACGCATTGCTCGAAAAATACCTCGAGGCCGGTACGCTCGAAGAGGCGGAAGTGCGAAGCGCCCTCCACGCCGCCGTCCTCGCTGGAAAAATAACGCCAGTGTTTTGCGGCTCCGGCGCGAAGAACGTCGGCGTGGGACCATTGCTCGACGCGATTATGACCATGCTGCCGGCGCCCAACGAACGTCCGCCGGTGGAATGCCAGAATCCGACCACCGGCGAGGCGCAAAATCGTCCCGCCGATCCGGCCGCACCGCTGAGCGCTTTGGTGTTCAAGACGGTGATCGATCCGTTCGCGGGCAAGCTCTCGATTTTCCGCGTGATCTCGGGACGCGCGCAGAGCGATGCGACCGTTTACAACTCGTCGCGCGAATCGAAGGAACGCTTCGGACAGTTGCTCCGGCTCGAAGGCAAGAAGCAAAGCCCGATCGCGAGTGCGATCGCCGGCGAAATAGTGGCGGTCGCTAAACTCAAAGATACCACGACCGGCGACACGCTATGCGATGAGAAAGCGCCGGTGCTGGTGATGCCGCCGCTGACGCGTCCGACCGGCGTCATCTCGTTTGCGGTGCGGCCCAAGAGCAAGAACGACGAAGAGAAATCCTCAGCGGCGCTGCAGAAGCTGCTCGAGGAAGATCTCGCCTTGGAGATGCATCGCGACCCGCAGACGCACGACATCATATTGTCCGGCACCGGCCAGATGCATATCGAGCTGACGGTCGAGAAGCTGCGGCGAAAATTCAACGTCGATGTCGAACTGCAGGCGCCCAAGGTGCCGTACAAGGAGACGATCAAGGGGCGCGCTGAATCGCAGGGCAAGTACAAGCGGCAGAGCGGCGGGCGCGGCCAATACGGCGATTGCTGGCTCAAGATTGAACCCAATCCGCGCGGCAAGGGCTTCGAGTTCGTCGATCAGATTGTCGGCGGCGTGATTCCGCGCAACTTTATCCCGTCGGTGGAGAAGGGCGTACGCAACACGCTGCCCGAGGGATTCCTCGCGGGCTATCCCATGGTCGATGTGAAAGTCACCGTGTTCGACGGCAGCTATCACGACGTCGACTCGTCGGACATGGCGTTCCAGATTGCGGCGTCGATGGGCTTCAAGGCGGCGCTCGAAAAAGCGAAGCCGATCATTCTCGAACCGATCGTCGCGGTTGAGGTGGCGTGCCCTGACGAATGCATGGGCGACGTGATTGGCGATCTGAATTCGCGGCGCGGTAAAGTCCTCGGGATGGATTCGAAGGGGCACGGGCAGGTGATCAAGGCGCAAGTGCCGATGTCGGAAGTGCTCAAGTATGCGCCGGATCTCCGCTCGATCACGTCGGGACGAGGATCGTTCGAGCAGCATTTCTCGCATTACGAAGAAGCGCCGGCGCCGGTCGCGGAGAAGATAATCAAGGAGACGCACGCGGCGCGCGAGGCGGCGGGCGCTAAGGCGCACGCGCACGCGTGA
- the lpxC gene encoding UDP-3-O-acyl-N-acetylglucosamine deacetylase: protein MNETVLVVDDEERIRSSLRGILSDEGFRVVDTGNAPRVMDLIASENPAIVLLDVWMPEMDGIELLRRIKAEQPRVPVIMISGHANIQNAVAATKLGAADFIQKPFSVSGLLGSIARALEGDTAGPQVSNRLAIDAEPQAARRAAVRAGAIPQRTLARSIVMGGQGLHTGLKTGVILHPSPQGFGIVFSSLADETAIPARLENVTDTGYNTTLTSGGRSVRTVEHLMSAMHAFGIVNLLVKTDDEVPALDGSALEFCKQLSEAGVAEQDAIIEPIRIARKIVIGDEGAGREFIKLEPANHLVIDYTLDYPKPIGVQHVHFELTSPEAYAREIAPARTFGFVREFRRMAELGLASGGRLDNLILVDDEKVVNTTLRFADEFARHKVLDLIGDLYLLGRPLYAHVTASKTGHSDNLAMVKAIRNSLGG, encoded by the coding sequence GTGAATGAGACCGTGTTGGTGGTGGATGATGAGGAGCGGATTCGGTCGTCGTTGCGCGGGATTTTGAGCGACGAAGGATTTCGCGTCGTCGATACGGGCAACGCGCCGCGCGTGATGGACCTGATCGCGAGCGAAAATCCGGCGATCGTGCTGCTCGACGTGTGGATGCCCGAGATGGACGGGATTGAGCTGCTGCGGCGGATCAAGGCGGAGCAACCGCGCGTGCCGGTGATCATGATCTCGGGCCACGCGAATATCCAGAACGCGGTCGCGGCCACCAAGCTCGGCGCTGCGGACTTTATCCAGAAACCATTTTCGGTGAGCGGACTCCTGGGTTCGATCGCGCGCGCGCTGGAAGGCGATACCGCCGGGCCGCAAGTGTCGAACAGGCTCGCGATCGACGCCGAACCGCAGGCTGCGAGGCGCGCGGCGGTGCGCGCGGGTGCGATTCCGCAGCGGACGCTCGCGCGATCGATCGTGATGGGCGGGCAGGGGCTACACACGGGCCTCAAGACCGGCGTGATATTGCACCCATCGCCACAGGGATTCGGAATCGTGTTTTCGTCGCTCGCCGACGAGACCGCGATTCCGGCGCGGCTCGAGAACGTGACCGATACCGGCTACAACACCACGCTGACCAGCGGCGGCCGTTCGGTGAGGACGGTCGAGCATCTGATGTCGGCGATGCACGCGTTCGGAATCGTGAACCTGCTCGTCAAAACCGACGACGAAGTTCCCGCGCTCGACGGCTCGGCGCTGGAGTTCTGCAAGCAGTTGAGCGAAGCGGGCGTCGCCGAGCAGGATGCGATCATCGAGCCGATACGAATAGCCAGGAAAATTGTGATCGGCGACGAGGGCGCGGGCCGGGAATTTATCAAGCTGGAGCCGGCGAACCATCTGGTGATCGACTACACGCTCGACTATCCAAAGCCGATCGGCGTGCAGCACGTGCATTTCGAGCTGACTTCGCCGGAAGCATATGCGCGCGAGATCGCGCCTGCGCGCACGTTCGGATTCGTGCGCGAGTTTCGACGAATGGCGGAGCTTGGACTCGCGAGCGGCGGGCGTCTCGACAATCTGATCCTGGTCGATGATGAAAAAGTGGTAAACACCACGCTCAGATTTGCCGACGAGTTCGCGCGGCACAAGGTGCTCGACCTGATCGGCGATCTCTACCTGCTCGGGCGGCCGCTGTACGCGCACGTGACGGCGTCGAAGACGGGGCATTCAGACAATCTCGCGATGGTCAAGGCGATCCGCAATTCGCTCGGCGGCTGA
- a CDS encoding biotin--[acetyl-CoA-carboxylase] ligase has protein sequence MAQNPYLRIERGAPGTIGWRIHYFEEIDSTQNFARELAANDAAEGTVVIAEKQSAGRGRMGRTWHSPSGVNLYATIILRPTISLAEVSKLSLVAGVAAAEALEREAVGIVALKWPNDIWLRGRKAGGIIAEALSDSHQQLSSVLLGIGININLTVDDLPAELRDKATSLRIATGHACDRIAIAESLFSLLDSRYRETLSGGFESVRAAWERYSALTGKRVSILDGGLRKTGVVKGIDVDGALLLDIGENVERIVAGEVSVEGAYDDM, from the coding sequence ATGGCGCAGAATCCTTACCTTCGAATCGAACGCGGCGCGCCCGGCACGATTGGCTGGCGAATTCATTACTTCGAGGAGATCGACTCGACGCAGAACTTCGCGCGCGAACTGGCTGCAAACGATGCGGCCGAGGGCACCGTCGTGATCGCCGAGAAGCAAAGCGCGGGGCGCGGCCGGATGGGCCGCACGTGGCATTCGCCGTCGGGCGTGAATCTCTACGCGACGATTATTTTGCGGCCGACGATTTCGCTGGCCGAGGTATCGAAACTCAGCCTGGTCGCGGGTGTCGCCGCGGCCGAGGCGCTGGAGCGCGAGGCAGTGGGAATCGTCGCCCTCAAGTGGCCCAATGACATATGGCTGCGCGGCCGTAAAGCTGGCGGCATTATCGCCGAAGCGCTTTCCGATTCGCATCAGCAACTATCGAGCGTGCTGCTCGGTATCGGCATCAATATAAATCTCACCGTCGACGACCTCCCGGCTGAACTGCGGGACAAGGCGACTTCGCTGCGCATCGCTACGGGCCATGCATGCGATCGAATTGCGATCGCCGAATCGCTTTTTTCTCTGCTCGACTCTCGCTATAGGGAAACTCTGAGCGGTGGGTTCGAGTCGGTGCGTGCTGCGTGGGAGCGCTACTCGGCGCTCACCGGCAAACGCGTGTCGATTCTCGACGGAGGGTTGCGCAAGACTGGCGTGGTGAAGGGTATCGACGTCGACGGCGCGCTGCTGCTGGACATCGGCGAAAATGTGGAGCGTATAGTTGCGGGAGAGGTGAGCGTCGAAGGCGCGTACGACGACATGTAA
- a CDS encoding DUF2905 domain-containing protein: MAGIGKALVFAGIAIAIAGLAIWGLSSAPYFGRLPGDIYIRRGNFTFYFPLATSILISIIATILFSLMRR; the protein is encoded by the coding sequence ATGGCGGGGATAGGGAAAGCGCTGGTGTTCGCCGGGATCGCTATTGCGATCGCCGGGCTCGCGATTTGGGGACTCTCGTCGGCGCCGTATTTTGGCCGGCTGCCGGGCGACATCTACATCCGACGCGGCAATTTCACCTTCTATTTTCCGCTGGCGACGAGCATTCTCATCAGCATAATAGCGACTATACTATTCTCGCTGATGAGGCGTTGA
- the nadC gene encoding carboxylating nicotinate-nucleotide diphosphorylase encodes MELLRQIDLTDLIRRALAEDLGQGDITTASTVAPGAQGRATIRVKEPRIILAGGVLIEQVMRLTGTNPRMTSLAPEGAQLKAGDTLAVIEGNLAGLLIGERTALNFVQLLSGVATTTRTYVDAVAGTRAKIIDTRKTHPGLRLVEKYAVRVGGGHNHRVGLDSGVLIKENHIAAAGSVTKAIQGAHRLAPHTLKVEIECETLAQVEEALGAGADAILLDNMPLADIHLARALAKSNVLLEVSGGVSLDTVRGIAETGVDLISVGALTHSARFLDISMRIQVL; translated from the coding sequence ATGGAACTCCTTAGACAAATCGATCTGACCGATCTCATCAGACGCGCGCTGGCGGAAGACTTAGGCCAGGGCGATATCACGACTGCTTCGACGGTCGCGCCCGGCGCGCAGGGCCGCGCGACGATTCGCGTCAAGGAACCGCGCATTATTCTCGCCGGCGGCGTGCTGATCGAGCAGGTGATGCGACTCACCGGCACGAATCCGCGAATGACCTCACTCGCGCCCGAGGGCGCGCAACTGAAAGCTGGCGATACGCTCGCGGTGATCGAGGGCAATCTCGCAGGATTGCTGATCGGCGAGCGCACCGCGCTGAACTTCGTGCAACTGCTCTCCGGCGTCGCGACCACTACGCGCACCTACGTCGATGCGGTCGCGGGCACGCGCGCGAAAATTATCGACACGCGCAAAACGCACCCGGGGCTCCGCCTCGTCGAGAAATACGCGGTGCGCGTGGGCGGCGGCCACAATCATCGCGTGGGACTCGATAGCGGCGTGCTGATCAAGGAGAACCATATCGCGGCGGCGGGCTCGGTGACGAAAGCGATCCAGGGCGCGCACCGCCTCGCGCCGCACACGCTGAAAGTCGAAATCGAATGCGAGACGCTGGCGCAGGTCGAGGAGGCTCTGGGCGCAGGCGCCGACGCGATCCTGCTCGACAACATGCCGCTCGCCGATATCCACCTTGCGCGCGCGCTGGCGAAATCTAATGTTTTACTTGAAGTATCGGGCGGCGTCTCGCTCGATACCGTCCGTGGAATTGCCGAGACTGGCGTCGATCTGATCTCCGTCGGCGCGCTCACTCACTCGGCGCGCTTTCTCGATATCAGCATGAGAATCCAGGTTCTGTGA
- a CDS encoding peptidylprolyl isomerase has translation MRRLALALLILTIAATLASGTRALAQRGQANLSWQQRFLGILPLVKPDPKDPVAVTVNGKPITAAEITDYANTEKRMINATSTEETKAVYRDAMENLINRQLLLQEAEKRKIAIPDAEVGQRAREFQVAGASGQSAPVSGAPDEILMTQVRGSMEIEKMLEDDFRANNVRPTDAQIKSYYEEHKDLFVKDPGEVQIAHLAVTLPPNPTDQQKKAASDKIVRLYKEAQKTKDFAAFAKANSEDAKSAAKGGDLGYFHPGQLPPVVDRMVFSTPVGHTTQIVESNMGFSFIKVTARRGETIAPLSEVRAKIAMVLLDYNEEAVLKTLLKKLAKSAKIDFKTMPGQPKPGQTVSQQPG, from the coding sequence ATGCGCCGACTTGCCCTTGCTTTGTTGATTCTGACAATCGCGGCGACGCTTGCAAGCGGCACCCGCGCCCTCGCACAGCGCGGACAAGCGAATCTCAGCTGGCAGCAGCGCTTCCTCGGCATCCTGCCGCTGGTCAAGCCCGACCCGAAGGATCCCGTCGCGGTCACTGTCAATGGCAAACCGATCACGGCGGCGGAGATTACCGATTACGCCAACACCGAGAAGCGAATGATCAATGCCACCAGTACCGAGGAAACCAAGGCGGTCTATCGCGACGCGATGGAAAATCTGATCAATCGCCAGCTTCTTCTGCAGGAAGCCGAGAAACGCAAGATTGCGATTCCCGACGCTGAAGTGGGGCAGCGCGCGCGCGAATTTCAGGTCGCGGGCGCCAGCGGACAGTCGGCTCCCGTCAGCGGCGCGCCGGACGAAATACTGATGACGCAGGTGCGCGGCTCGATGGAAATCGAGAAGATGCTCGAGGATGATTTCCGCGCCAACAACGTGCGGCCGACCGACGCGCAAATCAAATCGTACTACGAAGAGCACAAGGATCTGTTCGTCAAGGATCCGGGCGAAGTGCAGATCGCGCACCTCGCCGTCACGCTGCCGCCCAATCCTACCGACCAGCAGAAGAAAGCAGCCAGCGACAAGATCGTCAGGCTCTACAAGGAGGCGCAGAAGACCAAGGATTTCGCCGCGTTCGCCAAAGCCAACTCCGAAGACGCCAAATCGGCGGCCAAGGGTGGCGACCTGGGCTACTTTCATCCCGGACAATTGCCGCCGGTAGTGGACCGGATGGTCTTTTCGACGCCGGTCGGCCACACCACGCAAATCGTCGAATCCAACATGGGCTTCAGCTTCATCAAGGTGACGGCGCGGCGCGGCGAGACGATCGCGCCGCTATCGGAAGTGCGCGCGAAGATCGCGATGGTGCTGCTCGATTACAATGAGGAAGCGGTCTTGAAGACGCTGCTGAAGAAACTCGCGAAGAGCGCCAAGATCGATTTCAAAACGATGCCCGGACAGCCCAAACCCGGTCAGACCGTCTCGCAGCAGCCGGGCTAG
- a CDS encoding FAD-binding oxidoreductase, with protein sequence MRAGERFDVIVVGAGVVGSSIAMALAERSIRTLAVDIDLSGRLSSSEKNAGGVRATWWQRVNILLCRASIEYYERFRDELGFRQKGYLWLYNDETYASALEHIPLQRELGQAIEALTPAQVNRQVPEIDKLDGIAGATFSPNDGLINPNLLKEHYRARALKLGAQFLDRAYVVAIETGASGVRLEAWQSDEPLTDAGLVRMMTQDGPGEAETGRMIDLSADSIVVAGGAWSPAAMKLLGIRNWTEPVRRQICLVDNRVTNLGAYGMIVDTSGVYFHNEGAHILAGYSPPDEPPGYHFNYDGEPFFENEIWPRLYARMSCMERLRHVTGWAGLYEVSPDRSAIIGRAAKRVYEAHSFSGRGVMQSYGTGQALADLIADGKYGALDASDLSRDRFDRGAQVWEELHI encoded by the coding sequence GTGAGAGCGGGCGAACGATTCGACGTGATCGTAGTCGGCGCCGGCGTGGTCGGAAGCTCGATCGCGATGGCGCTCGCGGAGCGATCGATCCGCACGCTGGCGGTCGATATCGATCTAAGCGGGCGGCTCAGCTCGAGCGAGAAAAATGCGGGCGGCGTGCGCGCGACGTGGTGGCAGCGCGTCAATATCCTGCTCTGCCGCGCGTCGATCGAGTACTACGAACGCTTTCGCGACGAGCTCGGCTTTCGGCAGAAGGGCTATCTCTGGCTGTACAACGATGAGACCTACGCGAGCGCGCTCGAGCACATTCCGTTGCAGCGCGAACTCGGGCAGGCGATCGAAGCGCTCACTCCAGCGCAAGTGAATCGGCAGGTTCCTGAAATCGACAAGCTCGATGGAATCGCGGGCGCGACGTTCTCGCCGAACGACGGTTTGATCAATCCGAATTTGTTGAAGGAGCATTACCGCGCTCGCGCGCTAAAGCTGGGAGCGCAATTCCTCGATCGCGCGTACGTGGTTGCGATCGAGACCGGCGCGAGCGGCGTGCGGCTTGAAGCATGGCAATCCGACGAGCCGCTCACCGACGCGGGCCTGGTCAGGATGATGACGCAGGACGGGCCGGGCGAGGCCGAGACGGGACGGATGATCGATCTCAGTGCGGATTCGATCGTGGTCGCGGGCGGTGCATGGTCGCCGGCGGCGATGAAGTTGCTCGGGATTCGCAACTGGACCGAGCCGGTGCGTCGCCAGATTTGCCTGGTCGATAATCGGGTGACGAATCTTGGCGCGTACGGAATGATCGTCGATACGTCGGGCGTGTATTTTCACAATGAGGGCGCGCATATCCTGGCGGGCTATTCACCGCCCGACGAGCCGCCCGGCTATCACTTCAATTATGACGGCGAGCCGTTTTTCGAGAACGAAATTTGGCCGCGGTTGTACGCGCGCATGAGTTGCATGGAGCGCCTGCGCCACGTGACGGGGTGGGCCGGGCTGTACGAAGTGAGTCCGGATCGCAGTGCGATAATTGGGCGCGCGGCGAAGCGCGTTTACGAAGCGCATTCGTTCAGCGGACGCGGCGTGATGCAATCCTACGGTACGGGGCAAGCGCTCGCGGACTTGATCGCGGATGGAAAATACGGCGCGCTCGACGCGAGCGATTTGTCGCGCGATCGATTCGATCGCGGCGCGCAGGTGTGGGAAGAACTGCACATCTGA
- a CDS encoding ATP-binding protein, with product MNNSEKSISPHRLAERKRRRRELIAVGVAAATLLAFVLAQTELPPLTRHTSLGSNLAVITLFNLSFLLLGLMLFLVGRNLAKVIFERRRGLIGSKLQVRLVAGFIAVALIPSAFLLYVSGVFLHADINSWFNPAYEHILDDSLEIAKTYYLNSANNASHYARVLAGEIATRGLLASNRRNELKLFIDKRQQEYNLGTIEVFSSDRKLLLIDISPKIPTGIGASPDSPIISQTLKGQALTRTDRLGGADVIRGSAPIYVSPESDNVIGAVLVDYYLPKSLSTRASDISNVSEDYFQLRILRQPILNSYIMTLVLIGLVVVTLASWFGMFLARGITGPIKLLARGTQAIARGDLNYKIPAVGDDEIGHLVDSFNQMTSDLRASAEELERRRQYTETLLANVSAGVVGLDSDGVVTTINPCAERLLGLDGASVIGNHYLNCFPPRLGSALDDLFSSAMRPREARLTVKLEVAGAEAELMMTASPLGDSADGSAGTVLFFEDVSQIAKVERMEAWREVARRIAHEIKNPLTPIQLSAERMRRQLASRPGIEAALVEECTKTIIGEVEDLKKLVNEFSSFARMPHLNPVPNDINALASEAVGNFREANPAVEFNLELDASIPLIPIDREAMKRAVVNLLDNAVGATTAYNKLNGERPSIEVRSRWYRAKSMVTLEVADNGPGIDPRLRTRIFEPYYSSKRGGTGLGLAIVSAVVTDHHGFVRVVDNQPRGSRFVIEFPVRDQAFAKAIG from the coding sequence TTGAATAATTCGGAAAAATCGATAAGTCCGCATCGCCTGGCGGAGCGTAAGCGCCGCCGCCGCGAACTGATTGCGGTCGGCGTGGCGGCTGCGACGCTGCTCGCGTTCGTGCTGGCGCAGACCGAGCTGCCGCCGCTGACGCGTCATACTTCGCTCGGGTCGAACCTCGCGGTTATCACGCTGTTCAACCTGAGCTTTTTGTTGCTCGGGCTGATGCTGTTCCTGGTCGGCCGCAATCTTGCGAAAGTTATTTTCGAGCGGCGCCGCGGGCTTATCGGATCGAAGTTGCAGGTCCGGCTGGTCGCGGGATTTATCGCGGTGGCGCTGATACCGAGCGCGTTTCTGCTCTACGTGTCGGGCGTATTTCTGCACGCCGATATCAATAGCTGGTTCAATCCCGCCTACGAGCACATCCTGGACGATTCGCTCGAAATCGCGAAGACCTACTACCTGAATTCAGCCAACAACGCGTCGCATTACGCGCGCGTGCTGGCCGGTGAGATCGCGACGCGCGGATTGCTGGCATCGAACCGGCGCAACGAGCTGAAACTGTTCATCGACAAGCGCCAGCAGGAATACAACCTCGGCACGATCGAGGTGTTTTCGTCGGATCGCAAGCTGCTGCTGATCGATATCAGTCCGAAGATTCCGACCGGGATAGGCGCCTCGCCCGATTCACCGATCATCTCGCAGACGCTGAAGGGGCAGGCGCTAACGCGCACCGATCGCCTGGGCGGCGCGGACGTGATCCGCGGTTCGGCGCCGATTTACGTGTCGCCCGAAAGCGACAACGTAATTGGCGCGGTGCTGGTGGATTATTATTTGCCGAAGAGTCTTTCGACGCGCGCGAGCGATATCTCGAACGTGTCGGAAGATTATTTTCAACTGCGCATCCTGCGCCAGCCGATCCTGAACAGTTACATCATGACGCTGGTGCTGATTGGGCTGGTGGTGGTGACGCTGGCGAGCTGGTTCGGGATGTTTTTGGCGCGCGGAATCACCGGCCCAATCAAGTTGCTGGCGCGCGGGACGCAGGCGATCGCGCGGGGCGATCTCAACTACAAGATTCCGGCGGTGGGCGACGACGAGATCGGCCATCTGGTGGATTCGTTCAACCAGATGACGTCGGATCTGCGCGCGTCGGCGGAAGAACTCGAGCGGCGGCGGCAATACACGGAGACGTTGCTGGCGAACGTCTCGGCGGGAGTGGTTGGCCTCGATAGCGACGGCGTCGTCACGACGATCAATCCCTGCGCGGAACGGTTGCTCGGCCTCGATGGGGCGTCGGTGATTGGAAATCACTATCTGAACTGTTTCCCGCCGCGGCTTGGGTCGGCGCTCGACGATCTGTTTTCGTCGGCGATGCGTCCGCGCGAAGCGCGTTTGACGGTGAAGCTCGAAGTCGCAGGGGCGGAGGCCGAACTGATGATGACGGCGAGTCCGCTCGGCGACAGCGCGGATGGATCGGCGGGGACGGTGCTGTTTTTCGAGGACGTCAGCCAGATCGCGAAAGTGGAGCGGATGGAAGCGTGGCGCGAAGTCGCGCGGCGAATCGCGCACGAAATCAAGAATCCGCTGACGCCCATTCAGTTGTCGGCCGAGCGGATGCGCCGGCAACTCGCGTCGCGGCCCGGAATCGAGGCGGCGCTGGTCGAGGAATGCACCAAGACGATCATCGGCGAAGTTGAAGATTTGAAAAAGCTGGTCAACGAGTTCTCGTCGTTCGCGCGGATGCCGCATCTGAATCCAGTGCCGAACGATATCAACGCGCTGGCGAGCGAGGCGGTCGGCAACTTCCGCGAGGCCAATCCCGCGGTGGAGTTCAACCTGGAACTCGACGCGAGTATTCCGCTGATACCGATCGATCGCGAGGCGATGAAACGCGCGGTGGTCAATCTGCTCGACAACGCGGTGGGCGCGACGACGGCGTACAACAAGCTGAACGGCGAGCGGCCGTCGATCGAGGTGCGGAGCCGATGGTATCGCGCGAAGTCGATGGTGACGCTGGAGGTCGCGGACAACGGGCCGGGAATCGATCCGCGGCTGCGCACGCGAATTTTCGAGCCGTACTATTCGAGCAAGCGCGGCGGCACCGGACTCGGCCTTGCGATCGTTTCGGCGGTGGTGACGGACCATCATGGGTTCGTCCGGGTGGTGGACAACCAGCCGCGCGGAAGTAGATTCGTCATCGAATTTCCTGTAAGAGATCAAGCATTCGCAAAGGCGATCGGCTGA
- a CDS encoding NRDE family protein, producing the protein MCTLAIYYKVAADCPVVIAANRDEFLDRPATDPATLLEHPHVVGGKDLKAGGTWLGINQHGLVAGLLNRRSENGGNPNARSRGQLCLDALRHQSAADAARYASQQRGADYNPFNLLIVSREQAFVAYNRDGSIEVVELTPGLHLLSNLNVNDFECPKISASYAKFARLGDDADFVRDPVARRTDLATRLADHNTQLDSPSGRSNALCLHMDGYGTRSSSMIFMSARSPRIDHFFAPGPPCRTPYSIAAVPRGAALDQTSK; encoded by the coding sequence ATGTGCACGCTTGCGATTTACTACAAGGTTGCCGCCGATTGCCCGGTCGTGATTGCCGCCAATCGCGACGAGTTCCTCGACCGCCCGGCGACCGATCCGGCGACGCTGCTCGAGCATCCGCACGTCGTCGGCGGCAAGGATCTCAAGGCGGGCGGCACCTGGCTCGGCATCAACCAACACGGTCTGGTCGCAGGCTTGTTGAACCGCCGCAGTGAAAATGGCGGCAATCCAAATGCGCGATCGCGCGGCCAGCTCTGCCTCGACGCACTGCGCCATCAAAGCGCCGCCGACGCGGCCCGCTACGCATCGCAGCAACGCGGCGCCGACTACAATCCCTTCAACCTGCTCATCGTGTCACGCGAGCAGGCCTTCGTCGCCTACAATCGCGATGGCTCGATCGAGGTGGTCGAGCTGACGCCGGGGTTGCATCTGCTGTCGAATCTCAACGTGAATGATTTCGAATGTCCAAAAATCAGCGCCTCGTATGCCAAGTTCGCGCGGCTCGGCGACGACGCTGACTTCGTGCGCGATCCCGTCGCGCGCCGCACCGATCTCGCAACTCGACTAGCCGATCACAATACCCAACTCGATTCGCCGAGCGGCCGGTCCAACGCGCTCTGCCTGCACATGGACGGCTACGGGACCCGATCGTCGAGCATGATTTTCATGTCGGCGCGATCGCCAAGGATCGATCACTTCTTCGCGCCCGGTCCGCCCTGCCGCACACCCTACTCTATCGCCGCGGTGCCGCGCGGCGCTGCGCTCGATCAGACTTCGAAGTAG